In Carassius carassius chromosome 2, fCarCar2.1, whole genome shotgun sequence, the DNA window ccgggttcgaatccactgtgagacaccaatgtgtccctgagcaagacacttaacccctagttgctccagaggcgtgcgacctctgacatatatagcaattgtaagtcgctttggataaaagcgtctgctaaatgaataaatgtaaagaaagAGTACATAATATagaaatactatactatactttaAAAAGGAAGTGTACTTTAGCACCTCTTTAAAAAAAGagtacatattatataaatattatactatactatactataaaaaGGAAGTGTACTTTTGTATCTCCTTAAAAAAAGAGTACATATTATAGAAATACTATACTATAAAAAAGGAAGTGTTCATTAGCATCTCCAAAGAATACATAATATagaaatactatactatactatactataaaaaAGGAAGTGTTCTTTAGCATCTCCTTTAAAAGAGTACATATTATagaaatactatactatactaaacTAAACTATACTATACTTTACTATAAAAAGGAAGTGTACTTTAGCatctccttaaaaaaaaagagtacatATTGTagaaatactatactatactatactataaacgGTATTAGTTTTCATTTCTATTAGATGCAGTTAGTTTAATTTTAGAGTGTTTTTTGACCCACTTAGGTAGGAcataagtacatctttatatgtaatttcataattacttgtttttccatatatgtgaccctggataaCAAAtttagcaatagcaaaaaaaaaaaaaaaacagtgtatgggtcaaatttataaatttttctttaatgccaaaagtcattaggatattaaaaggttagttcatcgaaaaatcaaaaatatgtcattaataactcaccctcatgtcgttccaaacccgtgagacatccatttatcttcggaacacagtttaagatattttagatttagtccgagagctctcagtccctccattgaaactgtgtgtacggtctactgtccatgtccagaaaggtaagaaaaacatcttcaaagtagtcaatgtgacatcagagggtcagttagattttttttgaagcatggaaaatacattttggtccaaaaatagcaaaaactacgactttattcatcattgtattctcttccgtgtctgttgtgagagaaatcaaaacaaagcagtttgcgatatccagttcgcgaacgaatcattcgatgtaaccggatctttttgaaccagttcaccaaattgaactgaatcgttttaaacggttcgggTCTCCAATACgcaataatccacaaatgacttaagctgttaacttttttaacgtggctgacactccctctgagtttaaacaaaccaatatcccggagtaattcatgtactcaaacagtacactgactgaactgctgtgaagagagaactgaaaatgaacaccgagccgagccagataatgaacaaaagattgactcattggttttcggatcaccagtagtcctttcggacagttcgattcaataaaccggttgaagaaaacggttcaccggttcttttgcgcttgacgtgatggcgtcattggcgatgattgcaagccttcggtttacctgcactcataacattagcacagaatcagttcagaatcaatcaccaaaataatcagttcggttcatgcgctctgtgtgttggtctgcttcacgctgaatcacacatgcacagtatcatcagctcctcggttctcaaatcagacgcgtccgacagaaacggttcttgactcaagaacgagtcaatcgttcgttcgtgATCTGGCTCGGCTAGGTttttatcttcagttctctcttcacagctgttcagtcagtgtactgtttgagtacatgaattactccgggatattggtttgtttaaactcagagggagtgtcagccacattaaaaaagttaacagcttaagtcatttgtggattattgcgtattggagacgcgaaccgtttaaaacgattcagttggttttggtgaactggttcaagaagatccggttacatcgaatgattcgttcacgaaccggatatgaccaactgctttgttttgaactctctcacaacagacacagaagagaatacaatgctgaataaagtcgtcgtttttgctatttttggaccaaaatgtattttcaatgcttcaaaaaattctaactgaccctctgatgtcacatggactactttgatgatgtttttcttacctttctggacatggacagtagaccgtacacacagtttcaatggagggactgagagctctcggactaaatctaaaatatcttaaactgtttccCGAATATAAACGGatgtctcacgggtttgaaacgacatgagggtgagatattaatgacataatttggatttttcgatgaactaaccctttaagtaaagatcatgttccatagagatattttgtaaatatcttactgtaaatatattaaaacttaatctttgattagtaatatgcattgctaagaacttcatttggacaacttcaaagacaattttcttagtatttttatttctttgcaccctcagattccagattttcaaatagttgtatcttggccaaatatgaTCCTATcaacaaaccatgcatcaatggaaagaatattaattcagatttcagattatgtataattctcaattttaaaaaaatgatggttatgactggttttgtggtccagggtcacaaatatgatTCAAGCTTACTGCTGAATGTATTGACAAGCATTAgtagtaaattaattaaaatatattttaatgttatttctattgaaatttcaatttcaatatatttataatttgtaatgatgatgttgcaatttaatacatttaaaatatataaattttaaaaataacgagtgtacttttttaaagcatgaaaaagattattaaacataatgatttaaaatgtactttcaaATATAATTGTTAATGCAATATTATCTTAAGTTCACTTTGTTGTAAAGTGtactaattaatattatattatctgtaagTATAGTAATAAAAAATTTGAAGTGCATTACAAGTGCTTATTCAATACATGGAAGCTCACTTCTTTTTCCCAACAgctaatgtgttttttatttctcAGGTATGTTAACACGGTGATGGTAGAAGACCTGCAGACTGAGCAAAAGTGGCACTTCCTGTGCAGCTCGTGGCTGGCTGTTGATATAGACGATTGTactgttgaaaaagtgtttcctGTCGCTTCAGAGGCGGAAATGAAAGGCTTCAGGTGAGCTCACTCATCTCACAGTGTGGCTTTTGAAAAATACTTTTTGAAAATGCAACTAAAAGACCGTCCTTTCTGCAGCAATTTATTCTTCATGAAAACAACGACGGACTTCTGTGACGGTCACATCTGGTACTCTGTGGTCAGTCGGCCCCCCAGCAGTAATTTCACCCGTGTGCAGCGTGTCTCGTGCTGTTTCTCAGTGCTGCTTTGCTCCATGTTGACCAGTATCATGTTCTTCGGGATTCCCACAGACCCCTCAGAGCAGACCATGGATATGGGTATGGCTAAAAAGAATGACATAATCATATATGACTTTCATACATATGTTAAATGATatggaaatatataaatttaCTAGCTAATGATGTTTTTCTCTCCTACTACATTCTTTGAATAACTTTCGGTGTTTAAAAATACTTAAGTGCACTATGATAAATGTGAATATGAGCTTAGTTAGAACACAATTTAAATGGATTGAAATCTCTAGTCAAAGCCGATGTGTATTTTTGGTTCTCTTTTATCCAAAGGTCCGATTAAACTCACCTGGAGTGAGGTGAAGATTGGCATCCAGAGCTCCATTATTGTATTCCCCGTCAACCTAGTAATTGTGGGAATCTTCAGACATTCCCGGCCCCGGAAAAAgaagacaaagaaagaaaagaagcaaAAGCAGTCTGAGCCTGCTCAAATGGAGAAAGACATCCCGTATGAGACCGCCTCTCCACTTTTTGATCAAAACAATGTAACTGTAGATTTCCTCATCAAAGTAAGTCCTTTATTAATTATCATGCACATTCTGTATGATTCAGTTTGATATATAGTGTGTCCAATATTCACGTATACTACCATTAAGGTTGAAAGATCTTTGAAAGAAGATTCTTATGCACTCCATAcacagtaaaaatacagtaaaaattgtgaagtaatattgcaatttaaaataactgttttcaatttaaatatattttgaaatgtaatttatttctgtgatgcaaatctgaatttccagcatcattactccaatctttagtgtcacatgatccttcagaaatcagtctaatatgctgatttgcagagCAAGAAACATTTTGGATTATTATCACCACAACTGAAAATGGCTGTGATGCTTATTGTAGTGAGAAAACTGGAAATTGAAAAgtaaaaatcattctaaatgtTTTAGTGTCATAATAAACGTAGCATAgtgacatttgaatggtagtgtatttactggattcctgaaaaaaaaagaatattggaTCCATGTctcaaacaaaccaacaaaaatgGTTATGCTGTGTAATTACTTTGTTTATTGCCACATTATTTTACCAATATCTAAAAATCTTTTTATCATTTTTCATTAGGACATACAGAGAATTACATACTTGTTTGCAAATGCCATGAGATGCCCTGTCccaaaaacagagaaaaacagagaaaagGAAGACATCAACGCTTTGCTGTCACAGCTGCAGGACCTCATCAAACAACAGCACTTAATTCAGAAAAACAACACCTCCTCGGTTTTCTGGCCCTACACCCATCATCTCTCCAAACAACTTGAAAACCTGGAGGGAGAAGTGAAGCTGATGGGGCCTTCAGACTTCTCCAGGCCTGGGTGCTACAGTCAGGTGTTACTGCAGGTGCAGGGCATGAAGAAACTGCTGGAAAGTCTCCGTTCCTCCAGACCCACTGAGCAGCGCATCTGTAGCTCGAGTCCCAAGAAAGACAGCAGCAGGAAGGGTCTGCCCTGGTGGTTTGTGTATGTGGGTTGGCTTCTTGTTGCGGCCACAAGTGTGATATCAGGGTACTACACCATGTTGTATGGACTGAAATACGGGAAGGATCGCTCAATCAGTTGGATACTCTCCATCGTGATATCCTTCACTGAGAGCCTCTTCTTCACCCAGCCTGTAAAAGTAAAGATCTGGAGACAAAACGCTATATATTTGTATTGCATTTACAATATTACTTACCTTGACTGTGGTATTGTGCTTTTCTGTTGGAAGGTGCTTTGTTTAGCCATTTTCTTTGCGTTGGTGGTGAAAAAAGTAAATTTTGAGGATGCAGAACTTATTAATACCTTGCGTAAGAAAACATCCACTCGCGCAGGTAATTGGAAATCAGCACaaataaccaaccaaccaaaaagAAGTGtgattaattgtattgaatgtgcactcaTTGTCCTACAAATCTTATATAGCagataatatattaatgaaatacaggccagttaaatgtatttaaatagaataCACTTTCATGACACTGTTTATTAATACACATAAAATGTGtagaaatgtcaaattaaaagttttaatttcaagCTTTAAAAGAAAGacactaacatactaaagcacatcaTGTGAAGTACAGTACGTGTTTAGCATTTTAACTGTTGCGTGTTATGCAATATTACTTATTTAAAGttcatgtatttttaatataaatcttaaattgcaactttattatgaatgcaagtttatttaaattcatgtcacaagttttaatagaaatgacattaaagtttattttagttcaccataaatgcttgtcagtatattcaacagaacacatttttaacacatttcaaaaacaacagaagtaattatgaaatacaattttaaagaTTAACTAAAATCCTATAAGTGTCAAAAAACCCCCACTAAAATGTAAGTTAAacgtaaactaataaaaaattacaaattaatttaccTGTTATTACCATGgattttaaagtttttgaaaaGGCAATTCAGAGCGTCAGAGCCCAAATAAAAATTTAGCTGGGTTGTAAATAACAAATTTTTCTGTGTGacaaactcagaacacatatttaatattgctttacacaGACTAGTgtctgaaaaacattatattcagtTTACACAATAAAACACTATTTGTATACTATTTCTTTAATCGTTATTCttttaaaaagtatgaaaaagtTTACTTCTTTTCAGAAGGGAATGTCTTTCAGATTCTTCATAAAGAGTCTTTTATTTTAGCAAGTGGCTGTGTTTTTGATTTCTTACATTCAATCTTGATCTTTTCTATAGATGGTCTCAATGGAGTGCAACTTTCTAAGAGGGACTGTACACGCAGCTACTATCAGCCTCCACCTTCCAGTGATATTGAGAAGCTGAAGACAAACATGGTCAAACAGCAGAAAGCTCGTGCACTCATCATGGAGATTCTAGGTAAGTGAATTTTTACACTTTTAGTTGTCATTGCTTCCCATTTGTTCAAAtcttatctggtctttaataacatTCCCTAAACATTAACATAAAAGAATTTATGCATCATTCATGGTaggttttatttgaaatattttatatatataaatgttattttagttttaatttttgaatgttttacttgtttcagaaatgcaagaaaacaaaaaagcattGCCATATTGTTGGCAAAATTATTgtgtataaaatatacagtataatgtataatataaaatcttCAACTTTCAAATGTTCAGAGAACAATAAGAAAGCCATGTTTTCAttccttaaagggttactccaccccaaaattaaaattttgtcattattcacaTATCCCTGTGTTGTTCCAGACcgataaaagctttgtttgtcttttgaacacaatttaagatattttagatgaaaacaaTGAACCTTGTGAAGAGACACAAATAATTTTAGTAtgtgaataaaactaaataaagaatttattcaacaatttgtctcctctgtgtcattcCACATCAGCTTAATGCCATTTTGGCAAATCTGTGTCAGCCAtgccacaaggatacgttttctacctgtatttatgctttgatttgaaagaaaacagcgcatccttgtgttgcggctgacacagaagagcgtacgctaCCTGTGTCCAGCTCAAATTCATCATAATGGTGCTACGCTGATGTGGAGTGACACCGaggagatatatttttttaaaagttgtcATTTCTGTTTTCTTCGTGTACGAAAAGTATTCTCGTCTCTTCATAACATGACGGCTGAACCACAatgacagatggactattctgatgatccTTTTCcagaccttgacagtgtaatttacttggcagtctatgggacagtcacaagcctcccagttttcatccaaaatatcttaaattgcgttctgaagataaacaaagcttttatgggtttggaacaacatgggggtaaatgattaatgacaaGACTGtatttttggggtggagtatccctttaatgggaACATTAccaaaatattcttaaaacatatttttgttagctagGTTTTAGACGACTGTGCACAGACCTGTATTTCCTTTACAGTTTTTCTGGGGTTCTTGTGGATGCTGCTCTTGGTGGCATATGGTCAAAGAGATGAAAATGGATTCTACCTCACTCAGTACATCCGGCAGAGCTTCAGCAATGACATTTCAGACAGCATGAACCAGAGTGATGTGTTTACTTGGGCTAACACTGTACTTCTTAAAAACCTGTTTGGAGATCGTCCAGGTACTTGAGTTATCTTGACCTGCCATGAATATCACAAGTGCTTTAGCTTCATTAGCTCATATTTCAGGTAGTTCTGACCCATCGGATCTATAAGGACTCTTTAAAATTGTTGActgttgttttcattttcatttcctaGGCTTTATAACAGATGGAAACTCAAAACTTGTTGGGGGTGCTCGTTTTCGTCAAGTTAGGGTTAAGAAAGACTCTTGTGAGATTGCCAAGCCAGTGAATCACGCTGTATCTCACTGCAATGCCCCTTACTCTTGGGAAAATGAGGACATGGGCACTTACGGTCCAGGCTGGGATGAGTTGAATTTTGTAAATGGCTCTGAGGACATCAACACAGCTTGGCAGTACCAAAGCCAGTCTGCGCTCAAAGCACTTCCCGTCTGGGGTATGATTGCACTTTATAGAGGAGGAGGCTATGTTATGGACCTCGGTTCTAACATGCAAAATGCTAGCAGGTGAGAAATCGCATAAACACGGCTGCCATCTTTTCCCCCCATAAGATGTACCAAGCAGAATGGCTTATTATAAGTGACTTGCACATTGAACTGGGGAAGCAAAAATTATCTTAACTTCAGAAAATGTacctttaaaggcagggtaggtgatttggttcgataatatttttgttatgctggttgaatgTCTCTTCACATCCTGATAGCATTGAGGTAAGTGGTCTAAATCtatttatgtgcattttttttataatctgtgGAAGGCATACAGTCATAAAATATTCATCCAATCATAACCCTTTGTCTGAAGACTACATTAGGctgtcctacctgcctgtcaacatatgtatttgtatttgcatacctctgtGCACCCTGTTCTCACAGACATGATACATCATCAGCACGAGCAAGAATGTAAGgggttattattgtaatattatgggCTTTCTATTATAATGTTTTCTCACCACTGAATGGGACATGAGGTAATCTGACAGCATTGCATTCAACCCTGCACCAACGCCGTCTCTCATCGTGTAGCTGGTTAGCCTCTGCTCTGCCTGTGTGCCTATgtcatgtgttttggaggaggtgtggctttggagagtgatttaCAGGGAGGGTAGAATCTTATGCTTCTAAAGCTAACTTGCTATTGCTAGCCTCTCTGAAATTGCCTACACCACATTTGAAACCTTCAAGgagaaatgttgtgtattattattagttcatccaaaaaataaaaatgctgtcaacatttactcagaAAAAGTAAATGTCAGTTACAAGTCCGTTctcaaaaaacaacatttttgaaacttttaaaggaacagtacacCATACCTAAAAGTgttgtgtattatttatattattttatccaTACTGTTCCAACATTATACCTTCTTCAACCAACAGCAAGCTTCGATATCTTTTTGACTCCACCTGGTTGGATATGTACACTAGGGCAGTTTTTGCAGAGTTTACGGTGTACAATGCTAATGTCAACCTCTTCTGCATTGTCACACTGATACTAGAGAGCACTGCAGTGGGTGAGGAAAAACAACAATCATTCCCATACATATTACAAAGTCCTCATGTTTCATTGCAAAACTGAGTTCACACTTATTTTACAGGTGCATTTCAGTTTCGCAGCCAGGTTCAGAGTGTCCGTCTCTACCAGTCCACGGGAGGCTTTCAATCATTTCTCATGGCCTCTCAGGTCTTTTATTTCCTCTTCGTCCTCTACTACATGTTTTTGCAGGTTAGTTCTCTAGTTCAATAGAacttttaagaaaatatttgaccccaaaatgaaattctgtcattatttactcaccttcatgttgttctaaacccatatgacttactttcttctgtggaacacaaaagcagcTGTTTAATAGAATGGTTACCATGCTGCTCTTTTAAATTTAAGTGATTGATGATCAATGGTGTCAAgcaaaaaatgataaaatgaaaCCATGAAAGTACAATAACAGTAGACAATATAACTTGTGTGCTATATTTAAACCCTTCTGAAGACATAGATCAGCTTTTTTGAGGAACAAATTGAACTATTTTTAATGTAGTGCATGGATCATATGAGCTTTATGAAATGTtagtttttggagcttgacagagaCCGATGATCACCATTTACCTTCATTTTATCTAAAAGAGAAACTTGAACATCACatctaaacatctccttttgtttcCTAAAAATCATACTAGTCATTTCCAAAATTTGaatctcaaaattctgacttttttcttgcaattcataattttcaaagttttcataaaaatgtcaaatgaaaacaatttaaatagtcaaaatagcaatatttatttgtttacctgcatctCAAAGTGACCATTAACTGACATTAGAAAACTGTAAACATGcgaatgtgttgttaaattatttgaaatattaacttcCTCAGTGGtcattcaagtaaatattttattttatggggtTTGGCTGACAAAAACATTTGGGAATCCCTGAATAACATGCAAAAATCAGCAAAGATATCACATTCCCAAAGCCTTCAAAGTTTGAAATATTATTGTCTAGACTTTCAGAATCAACAGTTACAGTAAAAGTATCAGGGTATGACAATGACATAGTGTTTCACACCAGTGTTTACAGTGTACCTGCATAATTACTTGTCTCTTACATGGTCTAATTACCCTTCAGATTTATAAGCATGGTTTGCAAAATGTATTTACACAACATTTGTGAATTTAGTTAAAGCTTAATGGTATTACAGTAGGATTTTTAGAATGGAAAATTTAGAAGAGACATTTTGTTTTTTACTGCCATTGAAAGAATAACAATAACATAATTCAGATTACTTGTAATAATCAGTTACTACTCAGCCCtgattgtgagacataaactcagaattgtgagaggaattgcaagaaaaatccaaattgtgagatataaactctgaagacAAAAATATGCTTTCAAATGAGTGTTTGTAAATATAGACAGAATTTTTTGTATTAACTTTTCCTTTGAATGCTATACTCTTTTCATCCCGATTAAACCATGCACATTTGGGGTTGAACAGGGAAAGCTGTTGAAGCGGCAGAAATGGGCATATTTCAGAAACAAGTGGAATCTCTTAGACCTGGCCATCATCATTTTAAGTTGGAGTTCATTGTCAGTGTTCATCAAGAGAACAGTGCAAGGAGACAAAGACATAGAATACTACCAAAACCACAAAGATCAGTAAGTAGATCTTTTATTCAAGGGAAACTTTGATATGAACATAAAATTGACCCTACAAGCGGTTTGGAGCATAGATGAATGGATGTACTTAACATGGTAAAAATGCTATTCCTGTCCTACAGGTTTCCAAGTTTCCATGACACTGCTGTCCTAGATGCTACTCTGGGATATATCATGGCTTTCTTGGTTCTTCTGGCCTGTGTGAAACTCTGGCATCTGCTGAGACTCAACCCTAAACTTCACCTCATCACCTCTTCACTGCAGCGGGCATGGAACGATATGTCCAGCTTCATCGTAGTTATCTTCATTATCCTCTTGGCCTATTCACTTACCGTAAGAGCAActactttaaatgtaaatgtcttttaaCATTGTATTTTAACACACCCCAAATTGCCATACTTCATCTTTAAAGATAatccacccaaaaattacaattctgtcaacaattactcaccctcaagtcatttcAAACCCGGGTTGCTTTCCTCCGTGGaacaaaaaataagatattttgaagaatattgggcAGCCAAATGTTCTCAAGTCCTGTTTTCATTCATAGTTGGGATTAAAATAcatgaaactgtttggttaccaacattcttcaaaatatcttctgttgtgAAGAAGGAAGAAGGAAAAttcatacgggtttggaacaatatgagggtgaattTTAATTTATGGTTGAACCGTCCCTTTAAGTTCAGTGAGTAGCATCGTGTTGTTGATtgccaaaaataataatttcgatGTGTCCTTAAGTTTGAAAATCTAACAAAAACTTTAATTGTACAATTTCTTAAATCAaagctttcattttttttcatagtgcaaTGTAATATTTGGAGGGAAGCTGTCCTCATACAAAACTTTCCCAGATGCGTTCAAAACCATCTTCAGTTTGCAGTTTGGGATCTTCAATTACGATGAGGTTGGTCAAAAATGATCCACAGACCAAGACTGGGAAAGTAGCGCAGAAAAGCTTTTGTTTTATCGCAGCTTTCATGCTTCCTCTGCAGGTGTTGAGTTCTGATCCAGTGCTCGGTGCCATCATCATTTCCACTTGCGTCATCTTCGTCACATTTGTGATCCTGACCCTCTTCGTCTCAATCATCCTTGAGGCGTTCAGTGAAGAACAGGAGAATCACAAGGTGTTATATGAGTCACATCCACATTTTCTAAATGCTGTTAGACTAAGTCACATTGGTTCATTGATTTAAGTGataactgaaataatttttctGATACTCAGCCTTCTGAGGAAGAGGAAATCGTTGACCTGATGTTCGTGAAGATCCTCAGTCTTTTTGGAATCAAACGCAAGAAGACTGAAGAAGAAACTCGTAATAGTGGCAAAACTACCTAGTCCTCATCACTGGCACGTGCTCCTACAAGAGGACCGCTGACTTCTTTCCTGCTCTATCTGCCATCTTGTCTTCAAATACttagcacacacaaaaaatgaatatCTGCATCTCTGCTGAAGTCGAATTGTTTCTACAATGCACATAGTAGTTTCGATTaaactttaattttcttttcAGAACAAGCAAAATGTACCATCTTATTAAAGAGCagatttttttctgaaacattcTTTTAGAAACATGCAAGGAAACATGTTTGGATGAACACTTTGAAAGCGTGCTCTTTGTGAACTTTTAACAAACTGTGAGCTTTGCATGTAGTGAACAAAATAAAACCGGTTAGGCTGCAGAAGCTTGTTTGAGATAactttatatgataaaaaaaaaaagaaatctcggTGTGAATACAATGACATGTCTGCAGTTGGACTTTGCTGTGACACTGGACACCCGTCTTGATATTCTGACGGTCTAATAACGGTACTAGAATTATAATTTAACCTTGATAAAGACCAGAACATCAAAAAGccaatttctttctcttttaatcaaaacaaaaaataagtcCTTTATATCAAAAAGACCAATTTAAACTGCAAATTGATACAAGAGGCGGCAAAGAAATGTAGAACTGCTCCCTCATTCAGCCAAGATTGTGTAAGCTCAAGTTCATGTCAGTTCAGGttcatttcttttcctttttgtcaTCTTTCTTGGCAGAAGAGTCTCCCTTCTCCTGGTCTTTGTCTTTATCTTTCTCCTTCTCGTCCTTCTTTTCTTTCTTGCTGTCATCTTTCTCTTGGCCCTCTTTCTTCTCCGCATCACGGTTGGCGATTTTGTTGTTGATGAGATTGTGGAGCGCCACTACGGAGCGGATGAGCGAGGCCAGATAGACCACGAGCATCTGGTCGTTGGTCTTAAGGTAGAAAGCCTTGACAAACTCCTGCAGGTTGACATCAGGCAGCAGATTGAACACGTCCTGCAGCTGATAAAtgatctggtggttgatgggcaGTTTGCCGGTGGCAACCTTCTCCAGATAGCTCTTGATATCCAGCAGCTTGGAGTTGAGCCCTTTCAGGCCATGAACCTGATTGGTGATGCGCTGTGACAAAGTGCCAACTGTGGTGTCCTTGatatcactgcaaaaaaaaaaaaaaaatcagcatgagAATAAACCAGGCTGTTTACAGTGCTATcgattaaaaaaaactaactaaatcgcactttttttttctttaactgaGATTAATTGAGACTAACATTAAAACTTGTAATGCATTTTCAAATTGTAATACATATATTCAACATTTAATATCCAAATTTATGTAAAACCACATATAGTTACTTTTTTTTTGACAGCTTTTTACTAAATACTCAAGGTCAGTGTCACTGCTACTAATATCTCtattaattttttccccctgtAATTATACACTAAAGTATAATTGA includes these proteins:
- the pkd1l2b gene encoding polycystin-1-like protein 2 — protein: MDRRLFTLLFLIVINIISACGQAVSEGLSCSENQQAFESSCYEFVALQRSFLNAQAWCERDGGHLAFIQNDETQQFLQKHLQSEQDWWIGLVSTSINLTLDLQGVLIWLDGSDVSYSNWLSEAMLETGYGYINTDSGFHWKTTSNSSQQFNFICEFELGRSLSCLDSTILHCGSDQVIEVDESYYGRKTPHYCRSNVSSSLTASLEQCSWVSVLDEVAELCNGQQFCTAVADVSSFGEPCPALGSYLMVEYHCKDSESCFICDTRYEEKIIKYSAIKMDKNQLKNSINTELMQLGGLGDTEEFREDLLSDISATLEEPLQQQTEVLDFASVLSRMTGDKDKVNVNAQENAGCVLDILSKSLKSISLDNITARAEIANLLVVSSSQILAAFDKDKESDISGYLLTMVDSVQSFLLTNKTPDLEPIIISSPNVNIYVNRISPANLHKEPFHVENSLAGFKLPNLGSDVLSVDEPVDVKMTQFNIDPWIEGQTIHSTVAGLSLSKTNGSGIPVANLTEEIEILLPRLDTSVNSSVLDLRNFSTSIINITTPNITLVIKLHPSEDLTLLLLMGYETQPTSENNVAKVTLPQQGNTQDERYTWVLGPSDMAVDVGVYNLRIRPVVSPGVKSINASVTITSITAQCIFWQETRANWSDYGCRVGPKTTPNITQCLCTHLTFFGSSFFVMPNMVDPSKSAELFSNFAENPVVVCFIGAIFIAYILIAAWARRKDLQDTTKVKITMLEDNDPFAEYCYLLKVSTGHRMGSSTSSRVIVTLQGTEGECEPHHLTDPDKPVFERGGVDLFLLTTPFPLGELQSIRLWHDNSGDHPAWYVNTVMVEDLQTEQKWHFLCSSWLAVDIDDCTVEKVFPVASEAEMKGFSNLFFMKTTTDFCDGHIWYSVVSRPPSSNFTRVQRVSCCFSVLLCSMLTSIMFFGIPTDPSEQTMDMGPIKLTWSEVKIGIQSSIIVFPVNLVIVGIFRHSRPRKKKTKKEKKQKQSEPAQMEKDIPYETASPLFDQNNVTVDFLIKDIQRITYLFANAMRCPVPKTEKNREKEDINALLSQLQDLIKQQHLIQKNNTSSVFWPYTHHLSKQLENLEGEVKLMGPSDFSRPGCYSQVLLQVQGMKKLLESLRSSRPTEQRICSSSPKKDSSRKGLPWWFVYVGWLLVAATSVISGYYTMLYGLKYGKDRSISWILSIVISFTESLFFTQPVKVLCLAIFFALVVKKVNFEDAELINTLRKKTSTRADGLNGVQLSKRDCTRSYYQPPPSSDIEKLKTNMVKQQKARALIMEILVFLGFLWMLLLVAYGQRDENGFYLTQYIRQSFSNDISDSMNQSDVFTWANTVLLKNLFGDRPGFITDGNSKLVGGARFRQVRVKKDSCEIAKPVNHAVSHCNAPYSWENEDMGTYGPGWDELNFVNGSEDINTAWQYQSQSALKALPVWGMIALYRGGGYVMDLGSNMQNASSKLRYLFDSTWLDMYTRAVFAEFTVYNANVNLFCIVTLILESTAVGAFQFRSQVQSVRLYQSTGGFQSFLMASQVFYFLFVLYYMFLQGKLLKRQKWAYFRNKWNLLDLAIIILSWSSLSVFIKRTVQGDKDIEYYQNHKDQFPSFHDTAVLDATLGYIMAFLVLLACVKLWHLLRLNPKLHLITSSLQRAWNDMSSFIVVIFIILLAYSLTCNVIFGGKLSSYKTFPDAFKTIFSLQFGIFNYDEVLSSDPVLGAIIISTCVIFVTFVILTLFVSIILEAFSEEQENHKPSEEEEIVDLMFVKILSLFGIKRKKTEEETRNSGKTT